A single window of Paenibacillus sp. SYP-B4298 DNA harbors:
- a CDS encoding DUF1540 domain-containing protein, producing the protein MAQDVLCEVNSCKYWSNGNKCSASSIYVVSRGQHARNSEETDCKTFEPKL; encoded by the coding sequence ATGGCACAAGATGTATTGTGTGAAGTAAACTCCTGTAAATATTGGAGCAACGGCAACAAATGCAGCGCGTCCTCCATCTATGTCGTAAGCCGCGGGCAGCATGCCCGCAACTCGGAGGAAACCGACTGCAAAACCTTCGAACCCAAGCTGTAG